A stretch of Megalobrama amblycephala isolate DHTTF-2021 linkage group LG14, ASM1881202v1, whole genome shotgun sequence DNA encodes these proteins:
- the LOC125244542 gene encoding uncharacterized protein LOC125244542 — protein MYNSVSQYTRIDAGRTTSYEEKREIHRYFYVRYKDHTWNSFKYEFNTHKGNTSFILRETFDRSQIQMHCTSEGGTHYCTNYGKIEEDEKQRQQEEERRRLERLEREQRIQQELDRESESSRHKLSRATERLRQKQSFRGHEQHHQRTQVLHQQIEDDAAAIERDEVNDVEEKFKDLLLKCQITEDKEVQHYQIWDRIRTLQNELAVQYCTENNLSAGSQFTFDQAIGYNELSLTEKLTVLEASLQFILHSSTADAKDDGDQPLGWEKYDFLLGLVEHLHATNPTLAEHILLNILDMISELSPKSIEILGQILFNRIWTPTEIMLFICKSPAINCDQLDSVLHTAQTYHLDCILVLSALTNENPLMFLQEQIKNDKEKDADTIVKELREANCPEKVLVLLKDVLRYMESELPKYQLVDLNKEKIDDLKWKITSLNLTNPDSNILKEVLIGMSIAVQDCSTITTKDNTKIQGYFPRCTQLASLLLLLLAQLTEDKGCLLEIGTGEGKSCILAMFATILAIRGTKVDIVTSSPLLAQRDQEEWKKFFEMFGVTSSVVPPRFSSNFTPGEQEEHVKDAYRQQIVYGTVGVFAADILKQEFEKRTTRGTRPFELVIVDEVDYMTLDNGVQVTFLSHESSGFRHVEQVLSNIWAMISTCQPIEMFETGEIKWATRIQYFHKAVTAAVMGLETSDSFSANEILLPGVTLGFYTQEDIDMLQQAETKKEKDDENEDRMSKALSEVMKKLGVSQQYDLMSIFEEVLENSAVFKCYSLENKKAKCFQDQEKKGDLNVEILLLEGGLACEIMSEKSLIDATVSTIKSSIKYSNNLQTAKESNNFIVVPGFLKSYVENQLPVFVENALRAVEMTRGREYMIDTSPAAERDVADSHDRDKYNAIIPVDFKASGVLEKNKKWGNGLQQFLEFKHQLAISPISNVTNYMSNFHYFKRYLSGSGIFGVSGTLGGKADWDFLAKHYKAKSYTVPAHRHKRVVELPVIQAKGGNDQWIQTICETSWKVAERGQVVLVICEDVKTADELHKKIQGGGRVKAEQITLYTISEKHNIEREKFCAGRIIIATNLGGRGTDIKVDESVNKCGGLFVLLTHFPPNRRVEKQIFGRTSRKGNPGMVQMIVSCDHLAPAYQDQSVEIMRQLREDYEIKRIHDMESDELVEINLKENLFSTFCTLLKDFDGHYTEQEKLDPMRMQFENIPDCFKHYQNSFDYQPAINALKESWALWLTLHEDDINRHDDFRQLEADLIRTINETSGKLLQGECDNFYDHVKQAIVRTDLHCRDKSNNAFGAESYWQKVANSDPHYKAVALYNQAYITINLGKGNYKADAMKLLNDAKQSIDTYVSEVSNTMVSCNLSVTGNKDQSTDKNNNFQSQMEARMNIFKSWMTYIDNALNKLKELEKSNSDAITEDCSVYVLSEEKDFIITNELRSLYDYGLGVVFEVKKKPKFCIDALICFILGVVQVLAGILICALTFGTASQFGMGLISEGVSDMISGIEGMIKGTFDWVSWAISKSISIGLALLTAGFSVIKKAVTAVFKVTKSLLNGTKSFSSVANEFIKSGKAMFTSFKGSVKSGLSTLGKESFKSTMKNMTSSAVVKQNFKFATKYAVQEIGKKSVLTAMNYAIDAALQEVFKNILQSSFENVVTSSVKQSSKLDQTLVEFISSGIPKVALKKRISRLTRIMRSK, from the exons ATGTATAATTCTGTTTCCCAGTATACACGCATCGATGCTGGCCGCACAACATCCTATGAGGAGAAAAGGGAAATCCATCGCTACTTCTACGTCAGATATAAAGATCACACATGGAACAGTTTTAAGTATGAGTTCAACACCCATAAAGGCAACACCTCCTTCATCTTAAGGGAAACCTTTGACCGTTCCCAGATTCAGATGCACTGCACCTCTGAGGGTGGAACGCATTACTGTACCAACTATG GAAAAATTGAAGAAGATGAAAAACAGAGACAGCAAGAGGAGGAAAGAAGACGCCTGGAACGTTTGGAACGTGAGCAAAGGATTCAACAGGAGCTAGACAGAGAGAGTGAATCATCTAGACACAAGCTTTCTCGAGCAACTGAGCGGCTTCGTCAAAAACAGAGCTTTAGAGGTCACGAGCAACATCATCAACGCACACAAGTTCTCCATCAGCAAATAGAAGATGACGCTGCTGCGATCGAGAGGGACGAG GTTAATGATGTTGAAGAAAAATTCAAAGACCTTCTGTTGAAGTGCCAGATTACAGAAGATAAAGAGGTACAGCACTACCAGATTTGGGACAGGATTAGGACACTCCAGAATGAACTTGCAGTTCAATATTGTACAGAAAACAACCTTTCAGCAGGGTCTCAGTTTACCTTTGATCAAGCTATAGGATATAACGAACTGTCTCTTACAGAGAAGCTCACAGTTCTCGAAGCATCTCTACAGTTCATTCTGCACAGTAGCACTGCAGATGCTAAAGATGATGGGGATCAGCCGCTAGGCTGGGAGAAGTACGACTTTCTCTTGGGTTTGGTGGAGCATCTTCATGCCACAAATCCAACTTTGGCTgaacacattttattaaatatacttgACATGATCTCAGAGCTTTCACCAAAAAGTATTGAGATTTTGGGTCAAATATTGTTCAACAGAATCTGGACACCAACAGAAATAATGCTCTTCATTTGCAAAAGTCCAGCTATCAATTGTGATCAGCTCGATTCAGTTCTCCACACAGCACAAACCTACCACCTGGACTGCATCCTCGTTCTCTCTGCTCTTACAAATGAAAACCCTTTAATGTTTCTTCAAGAACAAATCAAAAACGACAAGGAAAAAGACGCTGATACAATTGTGAAGGAACTTCGTGAAGCAAACTGCCCAGAGAAAGTCTTGGTGCTGTTGAAGGATGTGCTTAGATACATGGAGTCAGAACTCCCAAAATATCAATTGGTGGACCTTAACAAAGAAAAAATCGAtgatttgaaatggaaaataaCTTCTCTTAATCTTACAAACCCAGATAGTAACATTCTGAAAGAAGTATTAATTGGAATGTCAATAGCAGTGCAAGACTGCTCAACCATCACCACAAAAGACAACACAAAGATTCAAGGTTATTTTCCAAGATGTACACAACTAGCATCATTGCTTTTGCTCCTCCTGGCACAGCTGACAGAAGACAAAGGATGTCTTCTAGAGATTGGCACAGGTGAGGGCAAGTCCTGTATCTTAGCCATGTTTGCAACAATTCTGGCCATTCGTGGAACAAAAGTGGACATTGTGACAAGCTCTCCACTTCTTGCCCAACGAGACCAAGAAGAGTGGAAAAAGTTTTTTGAAATGTTTGGTGTCACCTCGTCTGTAGTACCTCCACGTTTCTCAAGTAACTTTACACCAGGCGAACAAGAGGAACATGTTAAAGATGCTTACAGGCAACAAATAGTATATGGCACAGTGGGAGTCTTTGCAGCAGACATACTTAAACAGGAATTTGAGAAGAGGACTACTCGTGGTACAAGGCCATTTGAGCTTGTAATAGTGGATGAAGTGGACTACATGACCTTGGATAATGGAGTTCAAGTAACATTCTTGTCCCATGAATCTAGTGGATTTAGGCATGTGGAGCAAGTGCTTTCCAACATATGGGCCATGATATCTACTTGTCAGCCGATTGAAATGTTTGAAACAGGGGAGATAAAATGGGCGACAAGGATACAGTACTTTCATAAAGCTGTAACAGCAGCCGTTATGGGGCTGGAAACATCAGACAGCTTTTCAGCAAATGAGATCTTGTTGCCTGGAGTGACTTTGGGGTTCTACACCCAGGAGGATATTGATATGTTACAGCAAGCTGagacaaagaaagaaaaggatGATGAGAATGAGGACAGAATGTCCAAAGCATTATCTGAAGTCATGAAGAAACTTGGTGTTTCACAACAGTATGATCTTATGAGTATATTTGAGGAGGTCTTGGAAAACAGTGCAGTGTTTAAGTGCTATTCTTTAGAGAACAAGAAAGCCAAATGTTTTCAAGATCAGGAAAAAAAAGGTGACCTTAATGTTGAAATTCTACTGCTGGAAGGAGGACTAGCATGTGAAATCATGTCTGAGAAATCCCTTATTGATGCAACTgtaagcacaataaagtcatcTATTAAGTACTCGAATAACCTTCAAACAGCGAAAGAATCCAACAACTTCATTGTCGTTCCTGGTTTCTTGAAAAGTTATGTTGAGAATCAGTTACCAGTTTTTGTTGAGAATGCACTAAGGGCTGTTGAGATGACACGGGGCCGGGAATACATGATTGACACCTCACCAGCTGCTGAGAGAGACGTTGCTGACAGTCATGACAGAGACAAGTATAATGCGATAATTCCAGTGGACTTCAAAGCGAGCGGTGTGCTAGAGAAAAACAAGAAGTGGGGGAATGGTCTGCAACAATTCTTGGAGTTCAAGCACCAACTTGCAATTTCACCAATATCCAACGTGACAAATTACATGTCAAATTTCCATTATTTTAAAAGGTACCTCAGTGGGAGTGGCATATTTGGTGTTTCTGGTACATTAGGAGGTAAGGCAGATTGGGACTTTCTGGCAAAACATTATAAAGCAAAGAGCTACACTGTACCTGCACATCGCCATAAAAGGGTGGTGGAGCTTCCTGTCATCCAGGCTAAAGGTGGGAATGACCAATGGATCCAGACTATTTGCGAAACTTCATGGAAAGTAGCAGAAAGAGGACAAGTTGTCTTGGTAATTTGTGAAGATGTTAAAACAGCAGATGAACTACATAAGAAAATACAAGGCGGTGGCAGAGTTAAGGCAGAACAGATTACTCTGTACACAATCAGTGAGAAGCACAACATTGAAAGAGAGAAATTCTGTGCAGGCAGAATCATCATTGCCACAAATCTCGGAGGACGGGGGACAGATATAAAGGTCGATGAAAGTGTGAATAAGTGTGGTGGTCTTTTTGTTCTACTTACTCACTTTCCACCCAACCGAAGAGTCGAGAAACAAATATTTGGTCGTACATCTCGAAAAGGCAATCCTGGCATGGTCCAGATGATCGTCAGTTGTGATCATCTCGCACCCGCTTACCAAGATCAGTCTGTGGAAATCATGCGTCAGCTAAGAGAGGATTACGAAATTAAACGAATCCATGATATGGAAAGTGATGAGCTGGTTGAAATAAATCTAAAGGAAAATCTGTTCTCCACATTTTGCACATTGCTGAAGGACTTTGATGGGCATTACACAGAGCAAGAAAAACTGGACCCCATGCGAATGCAATTTGAGAATATTCCTGATTGCTTTAAACATTATCAGAATAGCTTTGATTATCAGCCAGCCATTAACGCTTTGAAAGAATCTTGGGCCTTGTGGTTGACCCTTCACGAGGATGACATCAATAGGCATGATGACTTCAGACAACTTGAAGCAGATCTCATCAGGACAATAAACGAAACAAGTGGAAAGCTACTGCAAGGAGAATGTGATAATTTCTATGATCATGTCAAACAGGCAATTGTAAGAACTGATTTACACTGCCGTGACAAATCCAACAATGCCTTTGGAGCTGAATCCTATTGGCAAAAAGTTGCTAACTCTGACCCACACTACAAGGCTGTGGCACTCTATAACCAGGCGTACATCACCATCAACCTCGGTAAGGGTAACTATAAAGCAGATGCTATGAAACTGCTGAATGATGCGAAGCAATCAATTGACACCTATGTCTCAGAAGTCTCAAACACAATGGTCTCGTGTAACTTATCAGTCACTGGTAACAAAGATCAGAGcacagacaaaaacaacaactttcaGAGTCAAATGGAGGCCAGAATGAACATCTTTAAGTCTTGGATGACGTACATTGATAATGCATTGAATAAACTTAAAGAGCTGGAGAAAAGCAACAGTGATGCCATTACAGAGGACTGTTCAGTCTACGTGCTGTCTGAAGAAAAGGACTTCATCATCACTAATGAGCTGAGATCGCTATACGACTACGGCCTGGGGGTTGTTTTTGAGGTGAAAAAGAAGCCCAAGTTTTGCATAGATGCTTTGATATGTTTCATACTCGGGGTGGTACAGGTTCTTGCTGGGATTCTTATTTGTGCGTTGACATTTGGAACAGCCAGCCAGTTTGGAATGGGTCTGATTTCAGAAGGAGTTTCTGACATGATTAGTGGAATAGAGGGGATGATTAAAGGCACATTTGATTGGGTGTCATGGGCAATATCTAAGAGTATCAGCATCGGCCTTGCTTTGCTAACAGCTGGCTTTAGCGTTATCAAGAAAGCAGTTACTGCAGTGTTTAAAGTGACAAAAAGTCTCCTCAATGGTACAAAGTCTTTCTCTTCTGTTGCGAATGAATTCATCAAGTCAGGAAAGGCAATGTTTACTTCATTCAAAGGAAGTGTTAAGTCTGGTTTATCAACCCTAGGTAAAGAATCTTTTAAGTCTACAATGAAAAACATGACATCTTCAGCAGTGGTCAAACAGAACTTCAAATTTGCAACTAAATATGCAGTTCAGGAAATCGGGAAAAAGTCTGTGCTCACTGCCATGAACTACGCAATCGATGCAGCACTTCAGGAAGTCTTTAAGAATATTTTAC